aaaattttttttattgattgcaaagttaatattttaagtagCAACGTTCAAAATTTAATTGCTGCAACATTaagacttttatgttttttaattttatttattttattgattctcCCTTAGTTCTATAAACAGAGACCACTTCTCCCATTCCAAAATACACCAAAttcattctttctcattctcctcttttttgagtttctttatttagttcttttcctcttctaaaattattttgggttattcttatactctgtttagagttccttgctagttctAAGTTCTTAAGGACAATGATTCTACATGTCTTaggaaatattattttgttagcCTTTTACAAAAGGTAATTCATCATTTACAAAGTATTTGATATTCAACATGTGAACTCTACTAACTACATGTACTTGGTATCAAGTACTCAATATAGGATATCTTATTTATGTTTGGTTAGTCAATCATCTTAAGATTGTTGTTGATATAGTTAAAAAGTTTTTGACcacattcaaaataataattatattcatttatttttaaaatttgagaactaaaatgtatcaaaattttaactaaaaaacaaattttaatttaaaattaaaatttaatgtctaaaaacttatttcatttttttcttcaatattgaTGGATGTTCTAAAGACATTTCATGCATATGATGAGTTTATAGAGGTATAATAAATgttcatttacttttattttacattaatttgtgTTAcgatttattgataattaaaagtaCAAATTACTTACATAGCTACAACAATTATCTTCAAGAAGAATTACCTACGaaataacaactatttttttagaCAAGTGTGTATATGAAGTTGActtgtaaaataagattttctGTTATGGCTTTTCAAGAGTTTAAATTAATTCTGgattaaatttacatattacAGTAATTGTTTTCTAAATATTCATAACGGTGATTTTGCCTTGTCGTGAGTGGATGATGAGGTATTTGTGGTTCAGTGAGTTTCCAGTTATAAATTAGTATagtatgttaatttttataatatactaGAGTTTACATTCTCAATATTCAAACCTAGAGCGAGTCATTAATAGTTAAATAGTTAGTGAGTCGAATCCACCGTCGATCTTACACGATAAACGGTTCGTGACGAACCAATGGCAATGACACGGATCACTGTTCTCAACCGTGGATTAGATGACAATCAACGGCCAACGTGGATTTTCCCTTCGGCCAGACGAAAAACACAAATCCTATTCATGGCAAGTTGGCTCTATATAACCCTCGCCTGGCGGCTCCGCATTTCAATTCGAAACAGTTAGAAtcagaaaagaagaagaaaaagagaagtgTGAAAATGTCTGGTCGTGGAAAAGGAGGAAAAGGATTGGGAAAGGGAGGAGCCAAGAGGCACAGGAAGGTTCTTCGTGATAACATTCAGGGAATTACTAAACCTGCTATTCGCCGTTTGGCTCGCAGAGGTGGTGTGAAGAGAATCAGTGGTCTCATCTACGAGGAAACCCGTGGTGTCCTTAAGATCTTTCTTGAGAATGTTATTCGTGATGCTGTTACCTACACTGAGCATGCCAGGAGGAAGACTGTTACTGCCATGGACGTTGTTTATGCACTTAAGAGACAAGGCAGAACTCTCTATGGTTTTGGTGGTTAATTTTCCTCTtccaaattagggtttcaatTAGGATTAATGTAAATTGTTGGTTTCTTATGTATTATTGATTATGTGATATGCTTTTAGTTGTATTTTATGCtttaattgaaatgaaattgttcTTGTAGTTGATTATGATTTCTTGAGTATTTAGGGAAATGATAAATCTATTGGATAAATCTTGTTActaatttattgattatttagtAAATGTTGTCTTcgtttaattttgtatatacaATACAAATTGCTGGCTTACCTATGGGCTTTTGGGTCTAATGTTCGGGTATGTGGTCcatatttttgggtttttactGATTTAGTGTAGACCTTAAATTTAGCTGACATTACAAGACTGAGTACACAAAGTTTACACTCTAGGTGGATTCATTTTTGCCCAAGAATTGAGTATGATTTGGAGTATCTTGGATACGTGTATTGAAAAAGAATCAAAATGACGTGGACTTTCTTTATCCAGTATGCACTTAATGATATGAATTATAAcgttgttattatttatttagtagcAAAAAAATACGTTTTAAAAGAGTGTTTATGTACTCTTGTATGTTGTTCCTCGTCAAactaatttattgaattttaaatatttaaaaagctctagttgaaaataattaaaaatgcttTGTAATTTGAAACTTTTGTTATTTGGTAGcctaaaaacaaaaaacgtCAAAGGGCAGAAGCTGTTGTcaagtgaaataaaaattaaactaatttataatatgtaaaatctTTTTGGATCGCTATTACAGATGGGGTGTAGTTCATAGATTTGAACTTCGGGCGCATTCCACGTTTTTCTTTATGCACTCCaagcttttccttttttctattttatcctGTTTTACCCTTAGTCATAACAAACCGGATAACATAACAAACTGTATAACATCATAAGGGCTGGACAAAAATAACTGATactatattgtactaaaaataacttatccatttctagtaacagttgagtatactatcttatggttcagtttttaaaaactgaacttattaGTAACAGTTGAGTATACtatcttatggttcagtttttaaaaactgaacttataacagttacagttcagttaactgtgagaactgtatctactcttatattttctctaaagttcaattgtttcatcttgtcaagaaaactttatttaataataaaatattaataaaaataactgttcacataaaaattaataattatttttttaagacaacttttttatcacaaaatttatatttttatcaataaaaataaaaaatgtaatttatatttttatattttttaagttataaaaataaataaataaatatatatatatatatatatatatatatttatatttttttattaataaaataaataaataaataaataataaaataatttttaataataaaaaatataaataaaattgaaaataatNNNNNNNNNNNNNNNNNNNNNNNNNNNNNNNNNNNNNNNNNNNNNNNNNNNNNNNNNNNNNNNNNNNNNNNNNNNNNNNNNNNNNNNNNNNNNNNNNNNNtattgttatactatttagtttaaaaattagtacaattcagattaaattagtatagttactagttcagttaagtttatattgtagtttagttaaaattagtgtagtttacaatttagttaatagttcagttagtgtaatttacaattcagttaatagtttagttcagttagtgcagtttacagttcagttaatagttctagtgtagtttacaattcagttaatagttcagttcagttcatactgtaatttagtacaattcagtatagttcagtttgataaaacaaaaaacagttcagttcagtttgtctgaactgttttacagttcagtttgtaGCAGTGCAATACAGTTCAATTCAATTTGCCTACACCTAAACATCATATGGAAAAACTAACTAAATCAAAAGAtctgaaagagaaaataagaaatttggTTTCTTCTTTTGAAGGGTATATTtgtcagattttaaaatctgttgtAGAATTCTGAATTCACGAAGGCGTACCAAACTCTGAATCCATGAAAGCTTACCAAATTTATGAATTTCTTATCAGATTTTGATATGTGATTTATGATAAatgttatcaaattttgaaattggttAGATTTGAAAGAAATGTGATGGGATTTACCGAATTTCCAAATCTTTTGGAAATAGATATATTGGATTTATGAATTATTCATTGGATTATAAAATCGGATTGTGCTAAatgttatcaaattttaaaattatatatatatatatatatatatatatatataattggatttcaaaattaggcattataaaaaatacaaactagATTCTATGTTCCAACTCAGCAACCTTTCAAATTATTAAACCCAGTTAACAATGTCCAGATtcgaaaaataaaaaccaattttaaaatcTGGTTAATATAAATGATCACTACATTACGTAGTCCGATTCTTGATGAACAAATTACTTATTGGACAAAGCTAATAACTTCCTCTGACAGATATATCTTGAGCCATTATAATGTAAGTCGACGTCTGGTCAAAGCTAATAACTTTCTGACACTTTTTGATAGATATATCAGCTTCACAGGAACACTGCCTTGGGGATGAGGCTTCCTGTTTATGATGGAGGAAGAAATCACTACACTATTGGCTTGCTTCCTTTTGCATCCAAAGGGTTCCATAATGTTGAGAGAGGATGATAAGGACACTGGTCGTATTGTTCAAGTATCTGTGTTATGTTACCTTCATAATGTTTTGGAGTATAAAAGTGGCCTTGAGTTATTGAAGTAACAAAAAGGGTTTTGATCACTCTTTCCGGGGAAATAGAATTCAAAGTGGGGGTAAAGTTTGCAACTCGTGTTAGCATGCATCAATTATGTGTGATAAAGCTTCAACACCAAATTCATGTTAAGCTTTAATACTAATCACTCTCGTATAAAGTTTTTTTACCGTCCATTTTGAACTCACTTATTACAAAAATAGtcattaataatgataatgacGAGTGATCGATCATTCTGACCAAACAAAATGACTAAACAGTTACAAAATAGTCAGACTAAATAGTATGATTGAGTGGTTACAACATGGATAGATTAAACAACATGACCGACTAGTAATAGAATGATCAGATTAACAATGGAATTTTGGATGATGCCAAATCTACAACACAACCTGTTCAGTCTACGACAACTATAAGCTTTTTCCAAAGAACCCTCAAAACATTTTGACGCTTACCGTGGATTCAAACAAGTGTCTCTCATTACCCTATTGCAGCCAAAAGGGATGAGCGATATAATGGAAGATGTCAACCACCCAGCTTGTTGGCCTTGATCAGTTTGACCGCACAACCTGCTTCGACACAACCAGCTTAGCTTTGCTGAACTCTATCCTGTTCGCCTCGATCAGTTTTGATTGCACCACTTACTTCGACATTAACATCTTGGCTTTGTTCAACTCCATCCCACTGTGCTCGATTAATTTTGATCGCATGACCTGCTTTAGCACCAACATCTTAGCTTTGTTCCACCTA
The sequence above is drawn from the Vigna radiata var. radiata cultivar VC1973A chromosome 3, Vradiata_ver6, whole genome shotgun sequence genome and encodes:
- the LOC106757896 gene encoding histone H4 — protein: MSGRGKGGKGLGKGGAKRHRKVLRDNIQGITKPAIRRLARRGGVKRISGLIYEETRGVLKIFLENVIRDAVTYTEHARRKTVTAMDVVYALKRQGRTLYGFGG